In Mesoplodon densirostris isolate mMesDen1 chromosome 5, mMesDen1 primary haplotype, whole genome shotgun sequence, a single window of DNA contains:
- the APOC1 gene encoding LOW QUALITY PROTEIN: apolipoprotein C-I (The sequence of the model RefSeq protein was modified relative to this genomic sequence to represent the inferred CDS: inserted 1 base in 1 codon; substituted 4 bases at 4 genomic stop codons) encodes MRPILXLPVLLVAPXMVXEGSAPAXGGPDINSILDHILEXVKEIGNTLEEKTRDVVDYIEQTNIPAKAWHWLSGIFHKIEEGLNTTS; translated from the exons ATGAGGCCCATTCTGTAGCTCCCGGTCCTGCTAGTGGCTCCATAGATGGTTTAAGAAGGTTCAGCCCCAG CAGGTGGCCCAGACATCAACAGCATTTTGGACCACATCCTGGAATAGGTGAAGGAGATTGGAAACACCCTGGAGGAGAAGACCCGGGATGTTGTTGACTACATCGAACAGACCAACATTCCTGCCAAGGCCTGGCACTGGCTTTCAGGCATATTCCACAAAATAGAGGAGGGACTTAATACCACCTCTTGA